The proteins below are encoded in one region of Limnochordia bacterium:
- the tsaA gene encoding tRNA (N6-threonylcarbamoyladenosine(37)-N6)-methyltransferase TrmO: MIQIEPIGYVHYRREVSAPKVIGPSRLYPFPKVVEIHIKEQYIDGLLRIEDCTYLSVLYWMNYLPKRTGLQGHRFGDETQPMMGSFATRSPYRPNPIGVTKVRLINRRANVITVEGLDAFAKTPVLDIKAATT; this comes from the coding sequence GTGATTCAGATAGAACCCATTGGCTATGTTCATTACCGAAGAGAAGTGTCTGCCCCCAAGGTCATTGGCCCGAGCCGACTCTACCCTTTCCCCAAGGTGGTAGAGATTCACATCAAAGAACAATACATAGACGGGCTTTTAAGGATTGAAGATTGCACTTATCTTTCGGTATTGTATTGGATGAACTATTTACCTAAACGCACCGGGCTCCAAGGGCATCGTTTCGGCGATGAAACCCAGCCGATGATGGGCTCCTTTGCCACCCGAAGTCCCTACAGACCTAATCCCATTGGCGTTACTAAAGTAAGACTGATTAATCGTCGGGCTAATGTAATCACCGTTGAGGGGTTAGATGCCTTCGCGAAAACCCCGGTGCTGGATATTAAAGCTGCAACTACTTAG
- a CDS encoding electron transfer flavoprotein subunit alpha produces the protein MSIRVTDACIGCGSCIDECPFGVISMEGERAVIGDGCTLCGACAKICPVEAIIIERGQKEAKAPEGKDVLIFCEQRNGQVADVSYELLSVGRMLSDKLGAQLTAVILGEGIKDHAQDLVTYSVDQVYYFDHPQLKLPHEEKYVSLITDLITTIRPSVFLIGGTTLGRSIAPRIATRLGTGLTADCTGFDLDEAGNLMQTRPTFGGNLLATIICPNHRPQMATVRPKVFSMPERVADYPGQLIEMAVPEDLKALSEILSVTEQDDETANIAEAEIIVAGGRGMGDAKNFALLNELAKLLGGAVGASRAVVDAGWIPYAHQVGQTGKTVKPRIYIACGISGAIQHLAGMQSSDVIVAINKDANAPIFQVADYGIVGDVLEVIPALISELKGKG, from the coding sequence ATGTCGATTAGAGTAACCGATGCGTGTATTGGGTGTGGTAGTTGTATAGATGAGTGCCCCTTTGGCGTGATCAGCATGGAAGGTGAACGGGCTGTGATCGGGGACGGTTGTACCCTATGTGGTGCCTGCGCCAAGATCTGTCCTGTGGAAGCAATCATCATAGAGCGAGGGCAAAAAGAAGCCAAAGCTCCTGAGGGTAAGGATGTCCTAATTTTCTGTGAGCAGCGCAATGGCCAGGTGGCCGATGTTTCTTACGAATTGCTTTCGGTGGGGCGCATGCTTAGCGACAAACTAGGGGCGCAACTGACGGCGGTAATCTTGGGGGAGGGCATTAAGGACCACGCTCAGGACTTAGTAACCTATAGTGTGGACCAGGTTTACTACTTTGACCATCCACAACTTAAGCTGCCCCATGAAGAGAAATACGTGAGCCTGATTACTGACTTAATTACAACGATCAGACCATCAGTTTTCCTGATTGGTGGTACCACCCTTGGACGGTCCATCGCTCCGCGGATTGCCACCAGATTAGGTACTGGTCTAACGGCGGATTGCACTGGTTTTGATTTGGATGAGGCGGGTAACCTAATGCAGACCCGGCCGACCTTTGGCGGTAACTTGCTAGCGACCATCATTTGTCCAAATCATAGGCCCCAAATGGCCACCGTTCGTCCTAAGGTGTTCTCCATGCCGGAGCGGGTGGCAGATTATCCGGGACAGCTAATAGAGATGGCTGTGCCTGAGGATTTAAAGGCACTGAGTGAAATTCTCTCTGTTACGGAACAGGACGATGAGACAGCAAACATTGCCGAGGCGGAGATTATTGTTGCCGGTGGACGGGGAATGGGTGATGCTAAGAATTTTGCCCTTTTAAACGAGCTGGCAAAGCTCTTAGGTGGAGCAGTAGGTGCCTCGCGTGCTGTCGTTGACGCTGGGTGGATACCCTATGCCCATCAAGTAGGACAGACGGGAAAGACTGTTAAGCCAAGGATTTATATTGCCTGTGGCATTTCCGGAGCTATTCAACATTTAGCCGGGATGCAGTCTTCAGATGTCATTGTGGCGATTAACAAAGATGCCAATGCCCCCATCTTCCAGGTGGCGGACTACGGAATCGTGGGAGATGTGTTAGAGGTGATTCCTGCTTTGATCAGTGAGTTGAAGGGTAAGGGTTGA
- a CDS encoding FmdE family protein, translating to MWNRCIQFHGHTCKGLAIGYRVGIIALDKLASRRAIDEEIIAIVENASCAVDAISVTTGATLGKGNLLLQDYGKQVYTFGLRTENKAIRIAVRNLSWPKDVGIENILSMDEELFAKVEEVELKLPPKARMHRSYPCSFCDESVSEAKLRIRDGKLCCIPCAYEDLKRW from the coding sequence ATGTGGAACCGGTGCATACAATTTCATGGCCATACCTGTAAAGGATTGGCTATTGGCTATCGAGTGGGGATAATTGCCTTGGACAAGCTAGCATCCCGGCGGGCAATCGATGAGGAGATTATCGCTATCGTTGAGAATGCTTCTTGTGCAGTCGATGCCATCTCGGTTACAACGGGCGCCACATTAGGCAAGGGCAACCTCCTCTTGCAGGACTACGGAAAACAAGTCTATACCTTTGGGCTAAGAACCGAGAATAAGGCCATCCGCATTGCCGTGCGCAACCTGAGTTGGCCCAAGGATGTAGGTATCGAGAACATTCTCTCCATGGATGAAGAGCTGTTTGCTAAAGTCGAGGAAGTGGAATTGAAGCTGCCGCCTAAGGCGCGTATGCACCGCTCCTATCCTTGTAGTTTCTGTGATGAATCCGTTAGCGAAGCAAAGCTCCGCATAAGGGACGGAAAACTCTGTTGTATCCCCTGTGCCTATGAGGATCTTAAACGCTGGTAG
- a CDS encoding ABC transporter substrate-binding protein — MLRKQKNLMFCIFVLCAALIAGLVAWFLRPTQQYIGGEPQESLKPVLRLPGGDWGPPAPYLHYSRGPGVYKMQLVFDSLLERDGSGYIPWLATGYQVLDQGRTYVFKLRQGVKWHDGRKLTPEDVLFSFEYALRHPPVQAHITSENITMSVEEDSFIVHLDFPDAAMLGKLGSVRIIPKHIYENIEDPIGFLEPSAFIGTGPFKLEQYNREHGTYRFVENSDFFGPAPKVSAIEFVPVSDETLALLQGDLDAATIPPDAISLFADLEQFAVMQNPGFWGYRLLFNMNVEPLGSIKFRQALAHGIDRQQLVEKIARGAGVLGSYGILPVDHINYNPQVIDYPYDPELAKQLIAEEEIAIPSLSILVAGEREARIGQLLKEQLAEMGIELNIRSVDAKTKDTLIQTGQYQLGLIGHGGMGMDPDYLRIRFAQEKAGQMISQVSSVGFANDEINRLCLKQRKTTDESLRQDYLNQLQNLIAENIPEIPLFCTTDYFVYNREKLDGWVYMFDHHEPTHCNMSYLVHP, encoded by the coding sequence ATGCTTAGAAAACAAAAGAACCTCATGTTCTGTATCTTTGTGCTATGTGCAGCCCTGATCGCGGGACTAGTAGCCTGGTTTCTAAGGCCAACTCAGCAATACATCGGTGGTGAGCCCCAGGAATCACTAAAACCGGTTCTCCGCTTACCCGGCGGTGATTGGGGCCCTCCGGCACCCTATCTACATTACTCCCGGGGACCGGGCGTGTACAAGATGCAACTTGTCTTTGATAGCCTCCTCGAACGAGATGGGTCCGGATATATCCCCTGGCTTGCCACAGGATACCAAGTATTGGATCAAGGGCGAACCTATGTTTTTAAGTTACGCCAGGGTGTAAAATGGCATGATGGTAGGAAGCTTACTCCTGAGGATGTACTTTTCTCCTTTGAGTACGCGCTTAGACATCCTCCGGTACAAGCCCATATCACATCAGAGAACATCACCATGTCTGTTGAGGAAGATAGTTTCATCGTTCACCTTGATTTTCCGGATGCAGCCATGCTCGGCAAGCTTGGTTCTGTGCGTATTATACCCAAGCATATCTACGAGAATATTGAAGACCCAATAGGTTTCTTAGAGCCAAGCGCTTTCATTGGTACCGGCCCCTTCAAGCTTGAGCAATATAACAGGGAGCACGGAACTTATCGGTTTGTGGAAAACTCCGACTTCTTCGGTCCAGCTCCAAAGGTCTCAGCCATTGAATTCGTACCTGTGAGCGATGAGACTTTAGCTCTGCTGCAAGGTGACTTGGATGCTGCAACGATACCACCGGATGCCATATCACTGTTTGCCGACCTTGAACAATTTGCGGTAATGCAAAATCCGGGGTTCTGGGGTTATCGGCTGCTATTTAACATGAATGTTGAACCTTTGGGAAGTATTAAATTCCGGCAAGCCTTAGCCCACGGTATCGATCGCCAACAATTAGTGGAAAAGATTGCCCGGGGAGCAGGCGTCTTAGGCAGCTATGGTATTCTGCCGGTGGATCACATTAACTATAACCCCCAAGTAATCGACTATCCCTATGATCCCGAGTTGGCAAAACAACTCATCGCAGAGGAAGAGATAGCAATACCAAGTTTGAGCATACTGGTAGCGGGAGAGCGGGAAGCGCGTATTGGCCAATTACTGAAAGAACAGCTGGCCGAGATGGGAATTGAGCTTAATATTCGAAGTGTCGATGCCAAAACAAAGGATACGCTCATTCAAACCGGCCAGTACCAGCTTGGCTTAATCGGGCATGGTGGGATGGGGATGGATCCCGACTACTTACGCATCCGCTTCGCTCAGGAAAAAGCTGGTCAGATGATCTCCCAGGTGTCTTCCGTAGGCTTTGCTAACGATGAGATTAATAGACTATGTCTAAAACAAAGGAAGACTACAGATGAAAGTCTTCGCCAGGACTATCTCAATCAGCTGCAAAACCTGATAGCAGAAAACATACCGGAGATCCCTCTGTTTTGTACCACCGACTACTTTGTATATAACCG
- a CDS encoding electron transfer flavoprotein subunit beta/FixA family protein produces MNIVVCIKQVPDPSQAKIDPKTGLVIRAGVKKILNPFDLYAIEEAVRLKEAHGGKVTALSMGPPDAAEALKEAVAMGVDDAVLLSDRAFAGADTLATSYTLALGIGKIGAFDLIICGRQAVDGDTAQVGPGIAEQLGIPHATDVRRIVSADDGQLVVERMIENGYETIRMPLPALITAVKELNEPRMPSLKGMMRSKKMQVPIWGPGDIQAEPERIGSNGSPTQVYRTWEPTRKITSQMLEGTPQQQARALLEKLGQVQ; encoded by the coding sequence GTGAATATTGTTGTTTGCATAAAGCAGGTGCCGGATCCTAGTCAAGCAAAGATAGACCCAAAGACTGGTCTTGTTATTCGGGCGGGAGTTAAGAAGATCCTTAATCCTTTTGATTTGTATGCCATTGAAGAGGCGGTAAGGCTTAAAGAAGCCCATGGTGGCAAGGTTACTGCTCTAAGCATGGGTCCTCCCGATGCGGCGGAGGCCCTAAAGGAAGCAGTGGCGATGGGAGTCGACGATGCAGTACTGTTAAGTGATCGCGCCTTTGCCGGGGCGGACACCCTCGCAACTTCCTATACATTGGCATTGGGTATAGGGAAAATAGGGGCCTTTGATTTGATTATCTGCGGGCGTCAGGCGGTTGATGGGGACACAGCGCAAGTAGGACCAGGTATAGCAGAGCAGTTAGGGATTCCTCATGCTACCGATGTCCGGCGTATTGTCTCAGCGGATGATGGCCAGCTTGTGGTGGAGCGGATGATCGAAAACGGATACGAGACAATAAGAATGCCTCTACCGGCCCTTATTACCGCGGTCAAAGAGTTGAATGAGCCAAGGATGCCTTCATTAAAAGGCATGATGCGTTCGAAGAAAATGCAAGTGCCCATCTGGGGTCCTGGGGATATCCAAGCAGAGCCAGAACGGATTGGCAGTAATGGTTCTCCCACCCAGGTTTACCGGACCTGGGAGCCAACTAGAAAGATTACAAGTCAGATGTTGGAGGGTACGCCCCAACAGCAGGCCAGGGCTCTTCTAGAGAAACTAGGCCAAGTACAATGA
- a CDS encoding acyl-CoA dehydrogenase family protein encodes MEYFLTEEQQMIKELAARIADEKVAPVALELDETGQFPWEIMRILADTDLFGVWVPEEYGGLGGGVFEQSLVVEELSRACSGVAVSYAASGLGGFPILLFGSEEQKQKYMPQIASGKKLAAFAVTEANAGSDASAISTTATLDGDHYVLNGTKQWITNGGEAEIYTIIAMTDRNKGARGASAFIVEKGTEGFSFGKKENKMGIRASATRELVFENCSIPKENLLAKEGMGFIVAMKTFDKTRPGIGAQAVGIAQGALDYAVNYARERKQFGKSIASFQAVSHMLADMATQIEAARALVYATARMIDSGAKNVSKEAAMAKVFASDVAMKVTTDAVQILGGYGYMKEYPVEKMMRDAKITQIYEGTNQIQRNIIGQELIKESMRG; translated from the coding sequence ATGGAGTATTTCTTAACTGAAGAGCAGCAGATGATCAAAGAGCTTGCGGCTCGCATTGCCGATGAAAAGGTGGCGCCGGTGGCGCTGGAGTTAGATGAAACTGGTCAGTTTCCTTGGGAGATTATGAGGATCTTGGCCGATACGGACCTGTTTGGGGTGTGGGTACCTGAGGAGTACGGTGGCTTGGGCGGGGGAGTCTTTGAACAGTCCCTAGTTGTGGAGGAGCTTTCTCGGGCTTGTAGTGGTGTTGCAGTAAGCTATGCAGCCAGCGGACTTGGTGGATTTCCCATCTTACTGTTTGGTTCCGAGGAGCAAAAACAAAAATATATGCCCCAGATTGCTTCTGGGAAGAAACTTGCGGCCTTTGCTGTAACCGAGGCCAATGCGGGTAGTGATGCTAGTGCCATTAGTACCACCGCAACGCTAGATGGAGATCATTACGTATTAAATGGTACCAAGCAGTGGATCACAAATGGCGGTGAGGCTGAGATCTATACGATCATTGCCATGACCGATCGAAATAAAGGGGCCCGGGGAGCTAGTGCCTTTATAGTGGAGAAGGGTACCGAAGGATTTAGCTTCGGTAAGAAGGAGAACAAAATGGGCATCCGTGCCTCAGCAACCCGAGAGTTAGTCTTCGAGAACTGCAGCATTCCGAAGGAAAATTTACTGGCCAAAGAGGGAATGGGTTTTATTGTGGCGATGAAAACCTTCGATAAGACCCGACCTGGTATTGGGGCCCAGGCCGTAGGTATTGCCCAAGGGGCCTTAGACTATGCGGTGAACTATGCCCGGGAGCGAAAGCAATTTGGCAAGAGCATCGCCTCTTTCCAGGCGGTTTCTCATATGTTAGCCGATATGGCCACACAAATCGAGGCGGCCAGAGCGTTGGTATACGCTACTGCCCGGATGATCGATTCCGGTGCCAAGAACGTATCTAAAGAAGCGGCAATGGCCAAAGTCTTTGCTTCGGATGTGGCCATGAAAGTCACCACAGATGCGGTACAAATCCTAGGCGGTTATGGCTATATGAAGGAGTATCCTGTGGAGAAGATGATGCGGGATGCGAAGATTACGCAGATCTATGAAGGTACGAACCAGATTCAGCGGAATATTATTGGGCAAGAACTGATTAAAGAATCCATGCGGGGTTAG